The Nocardia sp. NBC_00508 nucleotide sequence CTTCGGCGCCGACGAATTCGGCCAGCTCGGTCTCCAGCAGCTCATGCTCGGCGGTGGTGCCGGTGACCAGACGAGACCCGGTCGATCCGGCGCCCCAGCGGCGCACCGCCTCGATCGCGCCGTCGAGCACCGCGGGGTGGCGGACCAGCCCGAGGTAGTCGTTGGAGGCGAGATCGATCGAGGGCATCTGCGGGGCGCGCGGCCGCAACTCACGGCGCAGCCCCGCGGCCACCCGCGCGGCGGCGCGCTCGTCCAACCAGCTCAACGGATCGGTAGTCACAGCTCCGCAGCATACTTGAACGCCGTTCAGGACGGCTAGCCGCCGACCCGGCTGGTACCGTTGTTGCATCGTTGGTGGCGTCACCGGCCTGCGGTGACGAAGCTTCACCCCGGAGGAAACGGCCGGATGCCGCGGTGGGCGATAGTCGTCGAGGAAACAACGGGCTCGGGCGATCACAAGCGCTGGTCACCCCGGATTCTCGCGGAAGTGGTCGGCACCCGCGCACAGGCACTGGCCAAGCTGGCCGGCGTGCTGCCCACCTACACCCCCGAGCATCCCAAACTGCGCGGCCGCCGCGTCGTCCTGCGTGACGGCGACACCTACTTGCTGATGGTGCGCGGCTGGTCCGACGAATACCACTGCATCTTCCGAGTCTGGGAAGTGTTGTCCGACAGCGATCGTCCGGACATCGCCGACACCCGCGGCCGCGAATGATTCACGGACCCGTTGAACTCACGAAACTCACTGCGGCCGAGGGCGATACGATGATCCTTGCGAACGTGCTGCGTCAGGTCGGCACCGGCGAAGGATTCACCGCCATCGTCACCTCGTCGGCGGAAGCGGCGGGACGGGACAGCGACGGCACGATCGTCCCGCCCTGGATCGCTCGACCGAGGTCACCGATCGGACTGCGCGGCGACCGCCGCCCGCATCCCGGCGGTGATCGTCCCGACATCGTCCGAGGTGCTGATGAACGGCGGCATGGCGTACACCAGGTTGCGGAACGGACGCAGCCACACCCCGGCCGCGACCGCGGCATCGGTGGCGGCGCGCATGTCCACCGGGCGGTCCAGCTCGATCACACCGATCGCGCCGAGCACCCGCGCCTCGACCACATTCGGCAGCTCGCGCACCGGGGCGAGGCCCGCCTCCAGCTCGGCCTCGATCCGCGCCACCTCGCCGCGCCAGTCGCGCGAGCGCAGCAACTCGATCGATGCGACCGCGACCGCGCAGGCCAGCGGGTTGCCCATGAACGTAGGCCCGTGCATGAGACCGCCATGTGCCGCGCTGATCGTCTCGGCGATCCGCGCGGTACACAGCGCGGCGGCCAGCGTGAGATAGCCGCCGGTGAGCGCCTTGCCGACGCACAGCACGTCCGGGCTCACTCCGGCCTGATCGGCGGCGAAAAGGGTTCCGGTGCGGCCGAATCCGGTCGCGATCTCGTCGAAGACCAGCAGCACGCCGTGCTCGTCGCACAGCCTGCGCAGGTCGGCGAGGTAGCCGGGGTGATGCCAGCGCATCCCGCCCGCGCCTTGGACGACAGGCTCCACGATGACCGCCGCGAGTTCGTCGGCGTGCGCGGCGAGCATGCGCTCCAGTTCCGCGACATACCCCTGCCGGTAGTCGCGCGGCGGTACGGGTGCGAAGAGCTGGTCCACCAGGACGTCGGTCCACAGCGAGTGCATGCCGCCCTCCGGGTCGCACACGCTCATCGGCGTGAACGTGTCGCCGTGATAGCCGCCGCGCCAGGTGAGCAGCCGCCGCTTCCCCGGCTCGCCCAGCGAACGCCAGTACTGCAGGCACATCTTGACGGCAACCTCCACCGACACCGAGCCGGAGTCGCACAGGAACACCTTGTCCAGACCGGCGGGCGTCACGTCGACCAGCAGCTCGGCCAGCCGGACCGCGGGCTCATGGGTGAGCCCACCGAACATCACATGACTCATCCGCCGCGACTGGGCGGCCAGTGCGGCGTCGAGCACCGGATGCCGGTAGCCGTGGATGGCGGCCCACCAGGAACTCATGCCGTCGACCAGCTCGCGCCCGTCGGCCAGGGTCAGCCTGGTTCCCGCGGCGCCCGCCACCACCAGCGGCTCGGTCGTCGCGGGGAAGCCGCCGTACGGATGCCAGACATGCTTCGCGTCGAGGGCGGTGATCTCGTCAGGGGTCAGTGCCACAGGAATCCTCGCGTCCCGGCCCCGGCCCGCCCGAGGCTCCTTGAACACCGTTCAAGTTAACATCCGAGCTGCGGGAGCACGAAGGGAGTCCGGACCAGAGCCATTCCTGCACGCCCGGACGGACCGGCCACGCGGGAACGCGACCACGCCGACCAGCCGCTCGGTGGCCTCGCGCGCCTCGCCGTACGCCTCGGCTATCGCCGCCGCTGGCTGGAAAACGGCTCCGACCTCCCCTGACTCACCCAGCCAGACCACCCGCACAGGCGAACGTTCCGCTGCCGCTACTGTCGTTGCCATGGCTCAGCCCGACGCAGCGCCCAGCGACGCGACACCAC carries:
- a CDS encoding adenosylmethionine--8-amino-7-oxononanoate transaminase, whose translation is MALTPDEITALDAKHVWHPYGGFPATTEPLVVAGAAGTRLTLADGRELVDGMSSWWAAIHGYRHPVLDAALAAQSRRMSHVMFGGLTHEPAVRLAELLVDVTPAGLDKVFLCDSGSVSVEVAVKMCLQYWRSLGEPGKRRLLTWRGGYHGDTFTPMSVCDPEGGMHSLWTDVLVDQLFAPVPPRDYRQGYVAELERMLAAHADELAAVIVEPVVQGAGGMRWHHPGYLADLRRLCDEHGVLLVFDEIATGFGRTGTLFAADQAGVSPDVLCVGKALTGGYLTLAAALCTARIAETISAAHGGLMHGPTFMGNPLACAVAVASIELLRSRDWRGEVARIEAELEAGLAPVRELPNVVEARVLGAIGVIELDRPVDMRAATDAAVAAGVWLRPFRNLVYAMPPFISTSDDVGTITAGMRAAVAAQSDR